The sequence below is a genomic window from Gammaproteobacteria bacterium.
TTGTGATCGATCCTGACGTCGCCAAGTTTGATGCGCGCGGCATCGGTGAATAGCACCAGGATCAAGGTGCATTCGGCGATGAAATGGATCATGCCGTGCCCGGGATCGATATGCGCGACGCCAACGCCACTGGAACCGACAACCAAACCGAAGCCGACGAACACCAGCGGCGCGGTGATGATCGTGTCGCGCAGGCGGCCCGAGATCAACGAAAACAGCAGCAGGCCGCCGGCGATTATCGCTAAGGATTGAATATCCAACGAAATCCCGCGATTAGCAGCCAAGCAAGTGCAAGCAAGCAGGTTGTCTGCCTGGATTAATGATAATTCGACTCCTCTTGGTTATATTTGGGTTACCGTAAAGGCAACTGTTAATATTTAACGTCACGCGCGTCAGGATTACAATGGCTTTTCCGATAGCCTATAGGCTGCGAATTTCACTGCGGTGTCATTGCCAGCCAGGCCACAAAACATGTCGGTCGCAGTGACCAAATCGATAAAGCCAAACAGGAGGCAACCATGTCTAATCAGTACGAGGCAATAATTATCGGCACCGGCCAGTCGGGACCGGCGCTGGCTGGTCGACTGAATGCCGAGGGACTTCGAACGGCCATCATAGAGCGCGGCCTTGTCGGCGGTACCTGCGTCAATGTCGGCTGTATCCCGACGAAAACCCTCGTCGCCAGTGCGCGGGCCGCTTATATGGCACGCGAAGCCCCGCGATTCGGGGTACAGATTCCCGGTGACATCGCCGTGGACATGGTCGCCGTCAAAGCACGCAAAGACGAAATTTCAGGAGCCTCGAACCGGGGCGTCACCAGCTGGATCGAGGGGATGGACAATGTTGACCTGATCCGCGGGCACGCCAGTTTCACGGGTCCCAACGCAGTTGAAATCAATGGCGAGACGATCGAGGCCGAGAAGATATTCATCAACGTCGGTGGGCGCGCCCGGGTACCGGACTGGGAAGGTATTGACGAGATACCATTCCTGAACAACTCGAGCATGATGGATGTCGATTTTCTTCCGCAACATCTCATTATCGTCGGCGGCAGTTACATTGGACTGGAATTCGCGCAAATGTATCGACGCTTCGGCAGCGAAGTGACAGTCGTGGAAAAGCACGATCGGATTATCGGCAGAGACGATGACGATGTCTCGAACGCGGTCAGGAAAATTTTGGAGGGAGAGGGTGTTCAGTTCCGTTTGAACGCGGATTGCTTCAGGGTCAGGAAAACGGACACCGGGGTTGCGATTCGGGTCAGCTGCGACGAGGGTCCCGAAGAGGTAACGGGCTCACACCTGCTTGCTGCCGTGGGACGAGATCCCAATACCGATGATCTCGGCGTTGACCGGGCGGGCGTCGAAACCAACCGGTTCGGCTTCATCAATGTTGACGATCAGCTGCGCACAAGCGTGCCAGGTATCTGGGCGATCGGTGACGTCAATGGACGCGGCGCGTTTACCCACACCTCCTACAACGACTACGAGATCGTCGTCGCCAACCTGTTCGATGATGACCCCCGCAAAGTGACGGACCGAATACTATGTTACGGATTATTCGTTGATCCGCCATTGGGCCGCATCGGCATGACGGAAAGGGAGGTGCGAGCGTCCGGAAAACCCGCGCTGATCGGCAAGCGCATGATGACCCAGGTCGGCCGGGCCCGCGAGTTCGGCGAAACGCGTGGATTCATCAAGATCATCGTCGATGCCGAGACCGAGGAAATCCTGGGCGCCGCCATTCTGGGCCTCAATGGGGACGAAGTCATTCACTGCCTGCTAGACACGATGTACGCGCGCCGGCCCTATACCGTTATCGCGCGCGCCGTTCACATTCATCCAACAGTGGCAGAATTGATTCCTACGGTCCTGCAGGGCATGGTCCCGCTGGAATAGTTGCAACACTATTTTCCTTGCTTTAAATTATCCGATCGATAGGGGACAGTCGGCTACCTGAAACAAGGGTCGAATTTATACACTTAAGGAGTTGAAATGAATAAAATCAGACCCGCCATCAGCTGTGCCAAGAATGGTCCGTATTTACTGAAAAGTGAAGCGATGTCGGCAGTTGAGCTCTGTGTTCCGGGGCCTGAAGGTGAAACTGTCTCTAGCGTCAGCGACGTAGCGCTGTGCCGCTGCGGTGGTTCAAGCAACAAACCCTTCTGCGATGGAACGCATCGTAAAAACAGTTTCAACGATCGCAATGAATCTGACACCGGGGAAAACCGCGTGGCCAGTTACTCCGGCACGCACTTATCGATCCATGACAACCGCAGTATCTGTGCACATGCCGGTTACTGTACCGACCAGTTAAGCGCAGTATTCAAAATGAGCTCCAACCCCTGGATCGATCCGGATGGGGCCAGCGTCGAGGAGATCATCGCGCTCGTTAACCAGTGCCCATCGGGCGCTCTGAGCTATACAACCAACTCCGAGACCCGCGAGCAAACCTCAGAATCCCGAATCAGAGTCATGAAGGATGGACCCTATGCGATCAGCGGTGTTGATCTCGCCGATCACGAACTTGGCGCCGGAGCGACATCGGCCCGCTTTACCTTGTGCCGCTGCGGGGCTTCGAAGAATAAGCCATTTTGCGACGGCAGCCACTGGGATATCGACTTCAAGGGGTAAAATAGCTCGTACCGGATGAAACACAGCAGGGGGCCATCATCAAGGCTGGTACTTTTGGGCGTCGCGAGCGCTGCAGAGTACCTTGATCCCGGCAAATTAAAACTGCTGATTTTAATGTTGTTTAGGAAGGGTGTTGGCTAAACGGCGACCGCGGCGCACCTTCGATGCCGACGAATTTCCGGGAACAGGGGCAACTCCCTTCTTTGTGCCAATGTGTCTATCGGTTTGTTTGTGGCCGGGCGGCGGTTTGGGTGCTATCCCCGGAATAACAATATATCCAGTGCTTGCTCGGCCGAGCAGTTCATTAACAGGTCGATAATGGATAAGTTTGGAATAAATGCTTCGAACTGGGTATTTTGTTGCGGATAAGGACGGCAAGTCCAGCTCTGTACCTCGATATTAATCTGATTATCCTGGAAAACTTCGCGATCCATGTAACTGTCAAAGGCGGTCCCCCCGGCAAGATAGTTCGTTGCCTCAAAATTTTTACACAGGGATACAATTTTTTCAGATGCTGATATTTCGTTTTCCTCGGAAAATAGGCTTGTACCTGTAGTAATATGGTAAAAATCGCCAATCCGTCTTTCTTGTAAAAGCGTATTAACCGATTCCAGGGACAGGCTGGCCAAGGATTCGGGCGCACGGCCTTCCAGCAGGCGAAACAATGCCCAGAATAAGGTAGCATTATTGAGCTTGGCTACTGTTTCGTATCCCGCCTCGAGAATGGCCTCGATTTCGGCGAAGACAGAATGAAACTCGGGGGACTTGGAGTAGTTAGATTTTAGCTGGTTCAACTGTTTCTTGGCCCAGGGTTGATCGTAGGAAATCTGGGTTTGATAAATTGGCAGCATTCCGCCCTTTTTTATCGGTACATTTAAAAGATGTATCCCCGCATTGGTTTTTATCGGGCTATGCACCTGGTGAGATACGCCACGGGTTCCATCGGAAAACTTGTGGTTTTTCACAAACTGGACATCGTCCCTGATGACAAAATGCTCGGATGCAAACATCCGCGCGAAGTAGTGTAATCTCGGGAAATAATGAGGCTGAATGTCGCACAAGGTCATGATGGCCTGTCCCTTTGGCAAGTACGGAAGACTAGAGTAATGCTTCTAGCGAGGTTCGAACAATATTCACATCGGGAGAGATTGTCTTCCCCTAAAATTCGCAAGCCTCAGTATAGGGGCGGGATTGGCATGGTCAAGAAGGGTTATCTGTTGATTTGCGCAACTTTGGCCTTAACGGGACCGAGTTGTTTTCTGAGTTGTTCGAGGTCGTCGGTGTCGTCGAGCGAATACTCGCGTTGATCGGCGTCGCGCACAATCACTTTATTATCCCGAGTCAATACATAGTTTTCATAACCTTCGTCGACAAATAACCAGGGAAGCTGGTCACCCGCGATGTCGAATGACTCCATGCCGAGCGAGTGAAGCACTTTACCAGCAGCTTTTTCCCGCTCTTCGTCCAAGGCTTTTCGCGTCGATGGATCATGATTTACCAAGCAATAGAGCGAATAGGTCAAGTAAATATCTTCGATTTTGCTGTCCTGGGTGGCTGAATCCGATCCATGGTAGAACGACCATTTATACAAAACTTTCTTTTTCACCACTTAAACCTGATACCGTATTTGTTATATATATAGCAGATTTCCGGATTAGTTACCTTAGATAAATACGTAAAATAGCTGTGCGGAAATTCTCGATTTCCGAGGCAGCGAGTTAGTTCCCGGACTACGGAAGAGCCGGATTTGCGGGCGGTTCAGTTGATAAAATCGGTAGATGGCCGCGGATCTGTGGGCATTAAAAATGTACGTAAAGTATTTACTTTAAAAATAAAATGTCTTTTCGTGTCAATTCTTTACGATCACGTCATTGTCGTGCTTTCAATTTGAATTTGCTTGGTTTTCAATCTGGCGGATTTATCCGGAGCTTACTTTTCATTTAAGGCCTACGGTTTTTCAATGCAGTGAATCTCTGATTTCTTCCCATATACCCGGATCTTCCTCGCCCAGCCTCCACAAGCCTATATTATTAATCCCATACTTGGCCTTGAGTTTAAGCTTTTCCCTGATACTGTCCTTGTTTTCGAACCAGGCTACATAGCCTACTCCCCTGCTGTCCTCGAACAACTGGTAGGGACTGCCGTGCGGATCGCTCCATTTGACCTCGGCGTCGAACCTGTCCTGGAATGAAGAAATTTTACGATAGGTAAATTCCTTGTCCACACCTACAAATTGGTTACTTTTTTTGCGCTCCCACACCTCCCCATAAAGCGGCAGGCCCAGAAAAACCTTGTCCACGGGAACTCCTCGTTTTTCGATCGCGTAATTCAGAACTCCATCTACCCATGCTGGCGACGCCAACGGCCCCGGTTGGCTGCCTGGGTAATGTTCGCCGTAAGTCATGAAGTGCATTTGATCGACATAGGGGTGTATTTCACTCCAGTCCTGGGCATGCGAACCATTATCTTCCATTGGATTGTCCTCCGAAGTCTTGGGGTGCAAGGCAACGGCGAGCACCTTGCCCTGGTTCTGTAAAGCTTCTCCCAGCAATTGTATGAACTGCGTGAAATTGCTTCTGTATTCGCCAGGCAAAGCTTCGTAATCGATGTTGATGCCATCGAATCCCATGCGATTCACAAGGTCAATCAGGTCGGCGACATGTTTCTGTCTCCGGTTTTTCGATTTTATAACCTCCCAAACCCGTTCCGGATCCCAGTTAGAGGCCCCCTCGTTATCGTCGTCCGGAAGATTGGTGATTATTGCCAGCACCTTTACGCCATTTTTTTGCACAGACCTTATCAGTTCCCTGCTTTCCCTCGCACCCTTGTATTTTTTTATTTTTCCACTTTCGTCGAGGACATACCAGAAAAGAGAAATGTGAGTAAACAAGTCAATGTTTTCCTGAAACGATTCCATCGCGTCATCCTGATCCCAATAAGGCACCCACCCCAATACTATCTTATGAGTATGTTCAGCTTCGTTCGAGGTAACCGAGTAACTATCCGGCTTGATACAGGAAACCACGAGCAGGACAGAAATCACCAAGATACCATCAAGCAGATATTTTAGCGGTCGTCTTAATAAAGTGGTGCTGGCAGGCTGCATAATCGGGATTTCCGTTTTCGCTATTAAAAGATAACTGTCACCGTAAATATCCTTGATATACGGATTATTGTCCAGATTGGATTTATATGACAGATTCAGGCCTACGATGTTTGCACCAAAAAGCGCAGGAATCGGCCGGACCTGGCATAGGGCGGAGTCTGCGGTTGCTCACTCTTTTCACCATGCAGAGCCTGTCGCTGCTACCGGCGCCGGTCAACTCGGTCTGCCGGAGTAGAAGCCGGTAAAACCACTTCATCGAAACTGTAAACTAAAACCAATCCAAACAGAGTTTCTTCGAAGCTGGTTTCATCTATGGTTTCGAGAGCCGATTCGAGGCTCCAATTGTCGTTAATCCAGTAACGTACGACTACTTCGACAATTCTGCCCGTCGCTGCCTCCTCACTGGCATCGTTGGGCGTTACTTCCCGTTCCGAGTAGGCAAGTCCGATACCCAGGGGCCATGCGTTGTAATATGCGCTGATGGTAACGGTACTATGGTCTTCGGGATTATTGTTCGCATTTTCGATGTCTAAAAGTTCCAAGCCCAACTCGATTTCGTAGTTCTCGGACGGCTTAATTACCCCGTACAATGCGCCGATGGACATCTTTTCAACCAGCTCCAGGTCGAGACCCGGCTGCTGTTCTCCGTAACCGAGGACGTAGTCGACTCTTCCGGCTCCGTAGTTTGAGCTTCCGTGAAAAGTGAGAAGCCCATTATCAAATTTCTCGGTATTTCCAGTCCCACCGTCTTCCTTATCCACTTCGTCCAAGCCACTGAGCAGGGGGGCACTAAGAAAAGACGTGTCGACATGAAACAAATGAAGCGTTAGCCAGTGCTCGTCGGTGGATTCGTTGCCCAGTCTGACCGCTCCACCGAGGCTTATTTTTTCGTCGAGATTGATGTAATTCGAATAATTGCCGAAAAATGTCGGGGATTCGGGAAATATTTCAGAAGCGGGCTCATATCGTCCGGCGAATAATGAGAATCGTTCTCCACTGTAGTCCAGTTTCAACATATCGATGTTCAGGCCTTTTCGAAACAGAAACTTTTCGTCCTGATCAAAAATGTTCTTCTCTTCGTCGAAGATGATATCGGTCTCCAGCAGCAAATTCAGGTTATCCGTGATTTTGAAATCGGAATAGGATTTTACACGGCTGATAAAATCTTCCTGCTCGAATATCGGATCCGTAGCCTCTAAGACGTTCAAGTATTCGACCTCGGCCTGGACGTGTGTACTTTCCCAATTAAATAACCTAGTTTCCTGACTTGTCGTTGTGGAAGAATCCGGTAACACGGTTTCCAGTTCTTCCACCGGTGTGGCGTCGTCGGTTTGCGGTGGTGGCGTATCCTGCTCTGGCGCCTCGGTGCCATCCGTATCCGTTGCTAAGCTGTCGACTTGGGCACTTATCAGCGTCAACACACGATCCTGGGAAGACGGCAACAAAGGACTGGCGCCAAATCGCTTTTTAAAATCACCCGCAAAAGCCGATTCAGAATGGCATAAAACTAAATAAACGAGGATCAAGATAAATTTTGATAAAGGGCCTCGTGATTTCGCGGTAGGTACCGATGATCCCCCGATCGTATTAGGACAAATTGGATCGGGTCGGCCAAGAGTTGCCGCTTTCGATTCTAGGTTGGTTAACAATATTGTCACGATTGTGTTTCCCGATTCAATCCCAATCCATTGTTTACCGGATGGGTGCTAAGGTTAAAAGCCGACATAGGAACGAGCGGTAAATAAACAAGCTGCACCGTCCGCTACGAAATGTGTCGCCCGGGGTAGGCGCGCCCAAGCGTAATGTAAATCCGGAGCGATCAACTTTAATTCCTGAATCAACAACCGATATCAAACGGGCATAAGCGTAATTTGTTGGTAGATTCCACGATCTTCAAAGAATCGCCAATCGTTTTAACCAAAACGTTTCGGCCGCCATGGCTCCGCATTGCAGCCCCCGATAACTGGCCATGGTCTTCACCCCATGGACCGAAAGCGGGCTATCGGCTTGTTTTAACTGGGATTGGTAGAGCTTGAGCGCTTCAATCTTGGCACTCAAGTCAGCCTCTTCCAATTTAACATACAGCGATGAAGAACTCAGGGTCTCGGCAGTATTCCAGGCATGATAAGGCAGTTCATATGTGGCCAGCATCGACTGATACGATTTTTGCTTCAACGAAGCCGGCCGCAGTGCGGTTACGGTCGCTTTGAATACCGCGCGGTGATCCTGGTTGTAGTCATGATTGGAGGTGGTGAGGACCAGGTTCGGTTCGATTATATGCAAGGCCAGTTTGCTCCCCCTTTCGATGGCATGTACCAGTTCGCCCTGGGGTATGGCGTCGAGTTTCAGGTGGTATTTATCTCCGCTCAGGGCAATGTCGAAATCATCGAAGTCAAGGTAATCGGCAACCTTTTCAATTTCACTGATGCGTTCATCGGCAGTCGATATTCCTTTATCGGAAAAATCCTTCGCAGTTCCCACCGTAACATACATGACATATACCTTGCCGCCTTCGCGCTTGATGCGATGAATAATTCCGCCGCATCCAAAGACTTCGTCGTCGGGGTGTGGGGCGATTACGAGTGCCCTGACTTTACTTAGATCAATCATCGTAATTTCCTGGAGTCATAGTTTACGCACGGGAAGGGCTAGACCAGCGACCATCAGACTCAACGAAATAAGTGAGGGGCAAGGTATACAAAAAAATAAATGCGTCGATCCAGCGTAGCAAGACAAATCCCAGGCCGTACAGTAATAACATTGGTTTCTTCTCAAGCACGGCAATAACTATCGTCAAGATGTAATCAACCAGAAATATGCCGATAACGACGTCGCTCAGGCTGATATTGACGATCCCTAGCGTGGGAAGCCAGAGAGCCATTGTTTCGCCGGGGGCTAGCAGAAGCCAGACCAATACGACCGGAAACATCAGGAATACCACGCTTTGCAGCAGCACCTCTAATGTGAAAGTGCCGAGTGCAAGCCAGAAGAAACTAAACCAGAAACCATGTCTTTTCGCCGTTTGCCAAAAACCAAGATTCCAGCGCTTAACCTGAGAAAAATAATCCCGCAGTGAGTGAGGATCTTCGCAAAATGAAATCGCTTTGGGCGTATATGCTATTTTCCCGCAGCGGTTTTTGTGAATCTCAAAGGTCATGTTGAAATCCTCGATCAATAGACCGGGGGCAGTTATATCGATGTCGGGAATCACGCTGCATCGATACATACTGGAAAAACCAGGGATAATGTAACTTACATTGGAAAACTCCCATGTCTGTCCGTAGCGAAGAAAAGCCTGCATGACCTTATATAGGCGGACTCGGTAGGCGATAAAAAAATTTCCCCAAACCGGTATCCAGTGTGGTTTCCATTTGGGAACTGCATGACCCGCAATCGCAACAACGGATGGATTGTCGAACAGGGGCAACGCATTTTTCATGTAGGCCTCATCGATTTCCGAATCGGCATCCATGATCAGCACTGCCTTGTAGTGGTCGCAGAGTTCGTAATGATCGATCAGATATTGTATTGCCCGGGCCTTTCCTCCATTGGGCTGTATATTCGCGACATTGCAGTCCCATTGCTTGGCCACCTCTACCGTGTTATCGGTGGATCCATCGCTACCGACAAAGACATTGCGAATTGGTACGACTCTTTGTAGTGCATCAAGACATAGATGAATGGTTTTTTCCTCGTTATGGGCCGGCACTAGCACGGCCACGTCGTCTAGATCGACATGTGATTGTTCAGTCAGCTTATCGTTTGTTGAATCGCGCTTGATCCACCTGTAGTAGTTGAGCCTTAATCGACCGACGAGATACCTGCTGCCAAACCAGCTCCCGATCAAGGCCAGTGAAAAGAAAATAGCCAATTCCTCCAAATAGGCAGGATCCGTGATATCGGCGAATTCAGCAATATTCGAATATTCGAGATAATAATATAGCGACCAGTAAAGCACCGGGAACAGTAAGGTATCGACCAGGGAAAGTGCGGCACGCAAGATACGCACCAGGGTGTATGCGATCAGGACAGACGCTGCAGTCCAGGAAATCGTCGGTAATACCCATGAAATCGGAGCAGGCAGAGAGTTTATGTCGTCTGCTGGCCGGGTATCTGTAGAAAAAACACCGCTAATGGCCGTCGAAATCGAAAGCAATACTTCAAATAGCAAAAACGCAATCAGGGCCGCGAGCGAGAATAACAGAAAAAGCCTGATCGGGGATACGTATGCACGGGCATTGTCTTGAGAGAGGAACCTGATAAATCCTATGGTGCCCCATAGCGAAAAACTGAAACCGTACAATGTTATAAACGCTAGTATCGATTTGGTCACTAATTGTTTCGATTACTGGATAAAAGACACTAGTTCTAGAACTTCGCCAGTTTCAGGTGGAATTGAATCAATCGCTGGTACACCGTAGTTAGGCATCATTTCCAGCAATCCTTCGGCTACCGTTACTCTGGGAGACCAGCCAAGCCCCCTGATTTTGGTGGTATTGGGTAGGCGGCCGCCATGATCTTCGATGAAATGAGGGCGGAACTCAATTTCCACCGGCATCGACGTTAACGAATCAATCAGAAAGGCTAACTCCTTGATCGTCATCTGGGTTGAACCACCGATATTGTAAACCTCACCGGGAGCTCCTCGCTCCAGGGCAAGCAGCATGCCGCGTATCAGATCTTGGACGTGCATGTGCGCCCTATTCTGGTTTCCGTCGCCGTAAATGGTGATTTTCTGGCCTAGTCGAATTCTCTTTAAAAATTGCGGTATCACCCGCGTGTCGTCGGGCGACATCCCGTTTCCAAAAGTGTTAAACAGCCGCATGATCTTGGCATCGATCTGGTATTTATTAACGTACATAGCGATTAGGGCTTCCGAGAATCTTTTGCCCTCCTCGTAAGCGCTTCTGGGGCCAACGGGATCGACATTGCCGTTATAGGTTTCCGGCTGTGGGAATATCTCGGGATCGCCGTATACTTCCGCTGAACTTGAGAATATGAGTTTCGACTTGCACTTTTTGGTCAGTTCGAGGACATTGAAAGTTCCGGTCGAACAGGTAACCAGCATTTCCTCGGCCATTGGAAGGATATTCGGTACCCCAGTTGGGCAGGCCAAATGAAATATCTCATCGTATTTTTCATCTTTAAATTCAGATACAAAACCAGGATCCGATATGTCAATCTCCATTAACCGAAAGGAGCGGCTTTCATGAAGGCTTGAAATTGATGCCTTTCGTCCAGTTGAAAAATTATCGATGCAGTCGACGCTATGACCTTTTTCGAGAAAGTATTTGCATATGTTGGACCCAACAAAACCTGCACCCCCGATTACCATAACACGTTTCATTTTTCCCATATTTTTGTCTTCATACCTCCTTCGTTGAGTATTTTGCGGCAAAATATAATCTACTAAATAACGGTGACTAGTTAATTTTAATCAATTAAAAACATTGTTCAGGTTTCCGAAAAGTCAAAGACGTTAATAACTGAATCAACGACTTCGATTCGCGCGATGCCAACCGATTTATACCAAAGTAACCATTTACCCAAAGCAACCATTTACACTTTGCATATAATTATTGCTTCTTAGCAAGAAAATACCAGATATTGTAGGCATTGTTAGTCCAAACAACTATATATAGCGCTACAACTAGAAATCCCCCTGAATTTTTTGCTGGTTATTTAATACGTCTTATACAGTAATGAAGAAGTAAAGCACATCACCCAAATGAGGTAAGTTTCACCCAAACAGGTTAAAAATCTCCGCGATACATAGTGAGATGTTTATAGGCGAACGTCTCAGTTGGGATGTGAACTCAATCGGTCGATGCAACATCTAATTTCTAGCTACAAAGAGGAGGATGTTGGTAATGCTTTGAATAATGGGGATCTGGGATTTTTTCCAATCAACATCCATCTGACGGCTCAAATTCTTCTGGCCACAATAGTTGGTGAGCCCTTAACGAGCCTCGGAAAACACTATACGTTGGTTTTAAACAATGCCGCAGAGTAATCGAAGATCGAAAAGATCTATTGAGTCACAAGAATGGCGACATCATAACCCATTAGAGCAAAGTTAAAATCGAGCATCTGCGGGAGGCGGTGAATTCCATTACTAGAGATATCTACCGCAAATTTCCTACAGTGAGAGTTGCTGGAGAATGCGAAACGACGCTAAGTCATTGAAAGAAATGGTGGCTACGCCCTGATTTGAACAGGGGACCCCACCATTATGAGTACGATAAGGCAATTATATTAGGCTAATAATCAATAGCCTAGCGAGGCACCCATTGCCGAGATTGCACCACTAAGCATAACAATGCATTACTGAATCCTACAATTTTCCTACACCGGCAAACTACATTTTTTGAGAATGAAACCAGTGAAATTGATATAAACTGTTCATCGCGAATTTGATGCCTATTTGCGTTGCGACGGTCTGGATTATGGTTTCCAGCGCGTAGTCTGCGTATTCTGCCATGCCGAGCAGCTAGAGGCCTTTAGCTGCAAGAGGCGCGGCCCCTCCCGCAAGCCCTATCCGATCAACTGGGAAATACATCGGGTACGACGCGAAACTTGCCACGAGGAGCGCCTGCCCGCCTTTATCCGTATGCGCGGTCAATTTCAGCCAAAAAGACAACACCTACGGCAGTAGCAGATCCAGCGCCTCGCCAGGTGAACAATTCATCAACAAATCGATGATGGAGAGATTGGGTGTAAATTCTTCCACGTCCATATATTGTTGCGCATAGGGCTCGCATAGCCATTGCTGAATCCGGACATTGATATTTCTTTCACTAAAAACATCAAGATCTAAATAACTCTCATAAGCTGTTCTGCCGGTGATGTAATCCGTAGCACCGAAAATCGTGCACAATCGGGCGATCTTTTCCGATGCGCTCATTTGATGATAGGCGGCGCCAACATCGACTTCGGTGCCGAGGATGATATGGCGTAACTTACCCGGCAACTTCTGATCTATCAGCGAATTTACCGATTTCAGGGTCATGTGTTCCGGACCTACCGGATCGACGCCCAGCAGTCGGCTAACTGCCCAGCATATGGTTGTCGTGTTGAGTTTAGCCACCGTTTCATAGCCGCTTTCCAGGATCGACTGGATCTCGCTGAAGACGGGCTCGAATTGCGGGGACTTGCTGTAGTTATGTTTGATTTGATTTAATTGCTTTTTCAGCCACGGCTGATCGTAGGAGACCAGCGTTTTGCTGATCGGCAGGTAGCTCCCTTTTTTTGCGGACACGGTAAGCATTACTGGCCCGTGGTTGGTCTTGATAGGGGAATGCACCTGGTGTGATA
It includes:
- a CDS encoding NAD-dependent epimerase/dehydratase family protein, with protein sequence MGKMKRVMVIGGAGFVGSNICKYFLEKGHSVDCIDNFSTGRKASISSLHESRSFRLMEIDISDPGFVSEFKDEKYDEIFHLACPTGVPNILPMAEEMLVTCSTGTFNVLELTKKCKSKLIFSSSAEVYGDPEIFPQPETYNGNVDPVGPRSAYEEGKRFSEALIAMYVNKYQIDAKIMRLFNTFGNGMSPDDTRVIPQFLKRIRLGQKITIYGDGNQNRAHMHVQDLIRGMLLALERGAPGEVYNIGGSTQMTIKELAFLIDSLTSMPVEIEFRPHFIEDHGGRLPNTTKIRGLGWSPRVTVAEGLLEMMPNYGVPAIDSIPPETGEVLELVSFIQ
- a CDS encoding WbqC family protein encodes the protein MTLCDIQPHYFPRLHYFARMFASEHFVIRDDVQFVKNHKFSDGTRGVSHQVHSPIKTNAGIHLLNVPIKKGGMLPIYQTQISYDQPWAKKQLNQLKSNYSKSPEFHSVFAEIEAILEAGYETVAKLNNATLFWALFRLLEGRAPESLASLSLESVNTLLQERRIGDFYHITTGTSLFSEENEISASEKIVSLCKNFEATNYLAGGTAFDSYMDREVFQDNQINIEVQSWTCRPYPQQNTQFEAFIPNLSIIDLLMNCSAEQALDILLFRG
- a CDS encoding PIG-L family deacetylase; the protein is MIDLSKVRALVIAPHPDDEVFGCGGIIHRIKREGGKVYVMYVTVGTAKDFSDKGISTADERISEIEKVADYLDFDDFDIALSGDKYHLKLDAIPQGELVHAIERGSKLALHIIEPNLVLTTSNHDYNQDHRAVFKATVTALRPASLKQKSYQSMLATYELPYHAWNTAETLSSSSLYVKLEEADLSAKIEALKLYQSQLKQADSPLSVHGVKTMASYRGLQCGAMAAETFWLKRLAIL
- a CDS encoding glycosyltransferase family 2 protein; the encoded protein is MTKSILAFITLYGFSFSLWGTIGFIRFLSQDNARAYVSPIRLFLLFSLAALIAFLLFEVLLSISTAISGVFSTDTRPADDINSLPAPISWVLPTISWTAASVLIAYTLVRILRAALSLVDTLLFPVLYWSLYYYLEYSNIAEFADITDPAYLEELAIFFSLALIGSWFGSRYLVGRLRLNYYRWIKRDSTNDKLTEQSHVDLDDVAVLVPAHNEEKTIHLCLDALQRVVPIRNVFVGSDGSTDNTVEVAKQWDCNVANIQPNGGKARAIQYLIDHYELCDHYKAVLIMDADSEIDEAYMKNALPLFDNPSVVAIAGHAVPKWKPHWIPVWGNFFIAYRVRLYKVMQAFLRYGQTWEFSNVSYIIPGFSSMYRCSVIPDIDITAPGLLIEDFNMTFEIHKNRCGKIAYTPKAISFCEDPHSLRDYFSQVKRWNLGFWQTAKRHGFWFSFFWLALGTFTLEVLLQSVVFLMFPVVLVWLLLAPGETMALWLPTLGIVNISLSDVVIGIFLVDYILTIVIAVLEKKPMLLLYGLGFVLLRWIDAFIFLYTLPLTYFVESDGRWSSPSRA
- a CDS encoding CDGSH iron-sulfur domain-containing protein, with the translated sequence MNKIRPAISCAKNGPYLLKSEAMSAVELCVPGPEGETVSSVSDVALCRCGGSSNKPFCDGTHRKNSFNDRNESDTGENRVASYSGTHLSIHDNRSICAHAGYCTDQLSAVFKMSSNPWIDPDGASVEEIIALVNQCPSGALSYTTNSETREQTSESRIRVMKDGPYAISGVDLADHELGAGATSARFTLCRCGASKNKPFCDGSHWDIDFKG
- a CDS encoding FAD-containing oxidoreductase, with the protein product MSNQYEAIIIGTGQSGPALAGRLNAEGLRTAIIERGLVGGTCVNVGCIPTKTLVASARAAYMAREAPRFGVQIPGDIAVDMVAVKARKDEISGASNRGVTSWIEGMDNVDLIRGHASFTGPNAVEINGETIEAEKIFINVGGRARVPDWEGIDEIPFLNNSSMMDVDFLPQHLIIVGGSYIGLEFAQMYRRFGSEVTVVEKHDRIIGRDDDDVSNAVRKILEGEGVQFRLNADCFRVRKTDTGVAIRVSCDEGPEEVTGSHLLAAVGRDPNTDDLGVDRAGVETNRFGFINVDDQLRTSVPGIWAIGDVNGRGAFTHTSYNDYEIVVANLFDDDPRKVTDRILCYGLFVDPPLGRIGMTEREVRASGKPALIGKRMMTQVGRAREFGETRGFIKIIVDAETEEILGAAILGLNGDEVIHCLLDTMYARRPYTVIARAVHIHPTVAELIPTVLQGMVPLE
- a CDS encoding glycosyl hydrolase family 18 protein gives rise to the protein MQPASTTLLRRPLKYLLDGILVISVLLVVSCIKPDSYSVTSNEAEHTHKIVLGWVPYWDQDDAMESFQENIDLFTHISLFWYVLDESGKIKKYKGARESRELIRSVQKNGVKVLAIITNLPDDDNEGASNWDPERVWEVIKSKNRRQKHVADLIDLVNRMGFDGINIDYEALPGEYRSNFTQFIQLLGEALQNQGKVLAVALHPKTSEDNPMEDNGSHAQDWSEIHPYVDQMHFMTYGEHYPGSQPGPLASPAWVDGVLNYAIEKRGVPVDKVFLGLPLYGEVWERKKSNQFVGVDKEFTYRKISSFQDRFDAEVKWSDPHGSPYQLFEDSRGVGYVAWFENKDSIREKLKLKAKYGINNIGLWRLGEEDPGIWEEIRDSLH